In one Vagococcus entomophilus genomic region, the following are encoded:
- a CDS encoding ABC transporter permease produces MKNIIQAELFKMFKRRIFIGILCLSSFSLLYALGIYFKWQFIVIDGRVDIISFSTSMWALLMMLGIPLVLFSFLGASTLGGEVSDGQILLEIIRTKSRGKLVIGKFFSVSIALLICYLMSYVLSTLFYIIFISHSENGKGILLDFKDYHLHLVLESIVGCTFLVLFIVIGMLFSINFGTFRAVIFSMLVYVGLKFISNIEAINKWLPGYFTLVEDSDYSVALIIYHFAIIVGISILLLVRIKKQMKKKSL; encoded by the coding sequence ATGAAGAATATTATTCAAGCTGAATTATTTAAAATGTTTAAAAGAAGGATATTTATTGGGATTTTGTGTTTAAGTAGTTTCTCTCTATTATATGCACTAGGAATTTATTTTAAATGGCAATTTATTGTTATTGATGGAAGAGTAGATATAATTTCTTTTTCTACTAGTATGTGGGCGTTATTGATGATGCTTGGAATTCCTTTAGTGCTATTTTCATTTTTAGGTGCTTCTACTTTAGGAGGAGAAGTGAGTGACGGACAGATCCTTTTAGAAATTATTCGAACGAAATCTCGAGGGAAATTGGTCATAGGAAAATTTTTTTCGGTATCTATAGCTTTATTAATTTGCTATTTAATGAGTTATGTATTGTCAACACTATTTTATATCATTTTTATTTCCCATTCTGAAAATGGAAAAGGGATTCTTCTTGATTTCAAAGATTATCATCTTCATTTGGTTCTTGAAAGCATTGTTGGCTGTACTTTCTTAGTATTATTTATTGTTATTGGTATGTTATTTTCCATTAATTTTGGGACTTTTCGCGCAGTCATATTTTCTATGCTAGTCTATGTTGGATTAAAATTTATTTCGAATATTGAAGCAATCAACAAATGGTTACCTGGCTATTTCACATTAGTAGAGGATAGCGACTATTCGGTTGCGCTTATAATATATCATTTTGCAATAATAGTGGGAATCTCTATTTTGTTA
- a CDS encoding ABC transporter ATP-binding protein, which translates to MNIILKVESLSKKYNETTILDKVSFGINQGEIVGLLGRNGSGKTTLMKVILGLTAFDGGKVLFKEKDNYLEKPELMSEFGYLLDCKLFEYLNAYDNLYVFDKYASSNRSKKELRKKIIELLAFADLPNDKKVVKGFSFGMKQRLGLALSLLENPKFLLLDEPFVGLDPLGVEQLQTTIFEMREKYGITILISSHQLSEIEQMCDRYLYIESKHIKEVPKEENIKIKITLKAPQKQLIQALKNQVLIKENEICLNYDISLLNDLLKFIYAEDGEIEKLSIENHNLSSLFKGEE; encoded by the coding sequence ATGAATATAATTTTGAAAGTAGAGAGTCTGTCAAAAAAATATAATGAAACAACTATTTTGGATAAGGTATCATTCGGAATAAATCAGGGAGAAATTGTTGGCTTACTCGGAAGGAATGGTTCTGGTAAGACGACTCTAATGAAGGTGATTTTGGGTCTCACTGCATTTGATGGCGGAAAAGTTCTATTTAAAGAGAAAGATAATTATTTAGAAAAACCTGAATTAATGAGTGAGTTTGGCTATTTATTAGACTGTAAACTTTTTGAATATTTGAATGCCTACGATAATTTATATGTTTTTGACAAATACGCTAGTTCTAATAGAAGTAAAAAAGAACTACGTAAAAAAATAATTGAACTATTAGCGTTTGCAGATTTGCCCAATGATAAAAAAGTAGTTAAAGGTTTTTCTTTTGGAATGAAACAGAGATTAGGACTCGCGCTTTCTTTACTTGAAAATCCAAAGTTTCTACTATTAGATGAACCGTTTGTTGGTCTTGATCCACTTGGAGTAGAACAGTTACAAACAACAATTTTTGAAATGCGAGAGAAATATGGGATAACTATTTTGATTTCCTCGCATCAATTATCTGAAATAGAACAGATGTGTGACCGTTATCTTTATATCGAAAGCAAACACATTAAAGAAGTCCCCAAGGAGGAAAATATAAAGATAAAAATCACTTTGAAAGCGCCTCAAAAACAATTAATTCAAGCGCTAAAAAATCAAGTTTTGATAAAAGAAAACGAAATTTGTTTGAACTATGACATTAGTTTGCTTAATGATCTGTTGAAATTCATTTATGCAGAAGATGGAGAAATTGAAAAGTTATCTATTGAGAATCATAATCTAAGTAGTCTATTTAAGGGTGAGGAATGA